A genome region from Rhodospirillaceae bacterium includes the following:
- a CDS encoding methyltransferase domain-containing protein, which translates to MTDARADVIAMYSRHPISARHILLKIGPGPHPPEALWPHDQDHYGGLAANERLAEAVGMSPGMKIADFCAGIGGPARWYAHSKGVDVTGVDLCPDRVAGAAALNEAVGLSGRVRVLEGSIAAAPLPDAAFDAVVSQEAFMHVPDKAAALAEAFRALCPGGRLALTDITVPAPLAAADRDLLRRGLMFNSCVSPAEYVAAFEDAGFEDVRLTDLSAEWAEILKERLRMYLALREETAAAGAPQGDAWFYRAYPRFVELIATGGMGGALVSGSKPEFR; encoded by the coding sequence ATGACCGATGCCCGCGCAGACGTGATCGCCATGTATTCGCGCCATCCGATTTCGGCACGGCATATCCTGTTGAAGATCGGACCGGGGCCGCATCCGCCGGAAGCGCTATGGCCGCACGATCAGGACCACTACGGCGGGCTCGCCGCCAACGAGCGGCTGGCGGAAGCCGTCGGCATGTCGCCGGGAATGAAGATCGCGGACTTTTGCGCCGGTATCGGCGGCCCGGCGCGATGGTATGCGCACAGCAAGGGAGTCGACGTCACCGGCGTCGACCTTTGCCCCGACCGCGTGGCCGGCGCCGCGGCGCTGAACGAAGCGGTCGGCCTGTCGGGCCGGGTGCGGGTGCTCGAAGGCTCGATCGCCGCCGCGCCGCTGCCCGATGCCGCGTTCGACGCCGTGGTCAGCCAGGAAGCGTTCATGCACGTCCCCGACAAGGCGGCCGCGCTGGCCGAGGCGTTCCGCGCGCTTTGCCCCGGCGGACGGCTGGCGCTGACCGACATCACCGTTCCGGCGCCCCTGGCGGCGGCGGATCGAGACCTGTTGCGCCGCGGGCTGATGTTCAATTCCTGCGTGAGCCCGGCAGAATACGTCGCAGCGTTCGAGGACGCAGGGTTCGAAGACGTGCGCCTCACCGACCTGTCCGCCGAATGGGCGGAAATCCTGAAGGAACGGCTGCGCATGTATCTGGCGCTGCGTGAGGAAACCGCCGCCGCCGGCGCGCCGCAGGGCGACGCGTGGTTCTACCGGGCCTATCCCCGCTTCGTCGAACTGATCGCAACGGGCGGTATGGGCGGGGCGCTGGTCAGCGGGAGCAAGCCCGAATTCCGGTGA
- a CDS encoding SDR family oxidoreductase, with translation MSDAQTDNAGEQWRLTGEVLAGRPTVFRDDLLADQVFLVTGGGTGMGRVMTFLLARLGAQVVICGRRENVLQETRDEVAETAGGTVHAVPMSIREPEAVERLMDEIFSKFGRLDSLVNNAGGQFFQDAIEYSHKGWQTVIDLNLNGTWYMMQAAARRWRERKMPGSIVSIVAVISRGLPQIAHTCAARAGVIGLTRSLAVEWAPLDIRVNCIAPGSISTEGLAVYPPEASARFRDANPLRRLGDPWDIAEGVVYLSASSGNFITGELLIIDGGFQMWGNPWPGGVPDHFNVV, from the coding sequence ATGTCGGATGCACAGACGGACAACGCAGGCGAACAGTGGCGTCTAACGGGCGAAGTCCTGGCCGGGCGCCCGACCGTCTTCCGCGATGACCTTTTGGCCGACCAGGTGTTCCTGGTCACCGGCGGCGGCACGGGCATGGGCCGCGTGATGACGTTCCTTCTCGCCCGCCTCGGCGCCCAGGTCGTGATTTGCGGGCGGCGCGAAAACGTCCTGCAGGAGACCCGGGACGAGGTCGCCGAAACTGCCGGCGGCACGGTGCACGCAGTCCCGATGTCGATCCGGGAACCCGAGGCGGTCGAGCGGCTCATGGACGAGATATTCTCGAAATTCGGCCGTCTCGACAGCCTGGTCAACAATGCGGGCGGCCAGTTCTTTCAGGACGCGATCGAGTACAGCCACAAGGGTTGGCAGACGGTCATCGATCTCAACCTGAACGGGACCTGGTACATGATGCAGGCCGCCGCCCGGCGCTGGCGCGAACGGAAAATGCCGGGCAGCATCGTCAGCATCGTCGCGGTGATTTCGCGCGGCCTGCCCCAGATCGCCCACACCTGCGCCGCGCGGGCCGGCGTGATCGGGCTGACGCGGAGTCTGGCCGTGGAATGGGCGCCGCTGGACATCCGGGTCAACTGTATCGCGCCGGGATCGATATCGACCGAAGGGCTCGCGGTCTATCCGCCGGAAGCGAGCGCCCGGTTCCGCGATGCCAATCCCCTGCGCCGCCTCGGCGATCCGTGGGACATTGCCGAGGGCGTCGTCTATCTGTCCGCGTCCAGCGGGAACTTCATCACCGGCGAGCTGCTGATAATCGACGGCGGATTCCAGATGTGGGGAAATCCCTGGCCGGGCGGCGTCCCGGATCACTTCAACGTCGTCTGA
- a CDS encoding ABC transporter substrate-binding protein: protein MFANSNHAPSRCRGFLKLASVALAGALLLAGNPAAAQDAKLKKLTPFKMLMVPYFSPEQIAKDQGFFKKYNLDVELVKQVGQGVRGMQAMIAGHVPTGQGWGAPPTIQALAGGAKITTVLAGIISTDGDFRLYSLAGSGITSAKDLIGKTVGIHNPGSYADYILAGFVKGAGLDLAKVRRLTVPLPSMCQALLSKQIDAVALYSLFYVACTRKNPGKLHLLAKDNDALPPSARLYSAYTFTTEYTEKNPDIVRAFVAGMKDAMAFIDKNPEAATKIIAKRTGLPENLLLIPKFAKGGCIDAGAAAEWIKILTDLDVIKAGSVKPTGWFTNKFNPGC from the coding sequence ATGTTTGCGAATTCGAACCATGCACCGTCACGGTGCCGGGGCTTTTTGAAGCTCGCTTCGGTAGCGCTTGCTGGCGCACTTCTGCTGGCCGGCAATCCGGCCGCTGCGCAGGACGCCAAACTGAAGAAGCTGACGCCGTTCAAGATGCTCATGGTGCCCTACTTCTCGCCCGAGCAGATCGCGAAGGATCAGGGGTTCTTCAAGAAGTACAATCTGGACGTCGAACTGGTGAAGCAGGTCGGCCAAGGGGTGCGCGGCATGCAGGCGATGATCGCCGGCCACGTGCCGACGGGCCAGGGATGGGGCGCACCGCCGACGATCCAGGCGCTGGCCGGCGGCGCAAAGATAACGACGGTGCTGGCCGGAATCATTTCGACGGATGGCGATTTCCGCCTCTATTCCCTGGCCGGCAGCGGGATCACGAGCGCCAAGGACCTGATCGGCAAGACGGTCGGAATCCACAATCCGGGTTCCTACGCAGACTATATCCTTGCCGGGTTCGTCAAGGGCGCAGGGCTCGATCTTGCGAAAGTGCGGCGTCTGACCGTGCCGCTTCCGTCGATGTGCCAGGCGCTGCTCTCCAAGCAGATCGATGCCGTCGCATTGTACAGCCTGTTCTACGTTGCCTGTACCCGGAAGAATCCCGGCAAGCTGCACCTGCTCGCCAAGGACAACGATGCTCTGCCGCCGTCGGCCAGACTGTATTCGGCTTACACCTTCACCACCGAGTACACCGAGAAAAATCCCGACATCGTCCGGGCGTTCGTCGCCGGAATGAAGGACGCGATGGCGTTCATCGACAAGAATCCGGAAGCGGCCACAAAGATCATCGCAAAGCGGACCGGCCTGCCCGAGAATCTCCTGTTGATTCCCAAGTTCGCCAAGGGCGGCTGTATCGATGCCGGGGCGGCGGCCGAGTGGATCAAGATTCTCACCGACCTGGACGTCATCAAGGCCGGAAGCGTCAAGCCGACCGGATGGTTCACCAACAAATTCAACCCGGGCTGCTGA
- a CDS encoding ABC transporter permease: MSQTGGRQTTELSVGQTPGESGSRVWRPPLPGWKKPSGLAGTVLITGLPIFSIFLLWEVVAQLGWVGVTLLAPPSKALSVAVTYFTSGEIFPHLASSLERGGIGLALAIAVGIPLGLIIGFVKSFSRALSPVIEFLRQLPPLAMLPVFLLFLGLGLRSQVAIVLWAALWPILLNTISGAQNVDVRLVKAARTLGAGRRHLFFKVALPSALPTTMTGIRLGASYAFLVLVAAEMIGADSGIGYLILNNQYIFKIPEMYAAILILAGFGVVLNYSLLWLEKLLIPWKGRG; the protein is encoded by the coding sequence ATGTCGCAGACCGGCGGCCGTCAGACGACCGAATTGAGCGTCGGGCAGACTCCCGGCGAATCGGGTTCGCGCGTCTGGCGGCCGCCGTTGCCGGGCTGGAAGAAGCCGTCCGGTCTGGCGGGCACGGTTCTGATCACCGGTCTGCCCATTTTTTCGATCTTTCTGCTGTGGGAAGTGGTGGCGCAACTCGGCTGGGTCGGCGTGACGCTGCTCGCGCCGCCGTCGAAGGCGCTGTCCGTCGCCGTTACGTATTTCACCAGCGGCGAGATATTTCCCCACCTCGCATCCAGCCTCGAGCGGGGCGGGATCGGCCTTGCGCTCGCCATCGCGGTCGGCATCCCGCTCGGCCTGATCATCGGCTTCGTCAAGTCGTTCTCCCGCGCCCTCAGCCCGGTAATCGAGTTTTTGCGGCAATTGCCGCCGCTTGCCATGTTGCCGGTGTTTCTGCTCTTCCTGGGTTTGGGTCTCCGGTCCCAGGTCGCGATCGTGCTCTGGGCTGCGCTCTGGCCGATTCTCCTGAATACCATCAGCGGCGCACAGAATGTCGATGTCAGGCTGGTCAAGGCGGCCCGCACGCTGGGCGCCGGGCGGCGCCATCTGTTTTTCAAGGTCGCCCTGCCTTCGGCCCTGCCGACGACGATGACGGGGATCAGGCTCGGCGCGTCCTACGCGTTCCTGGTCCTTGTCGCGGCAGAGATGATTGGCGCGGATTCCGGAATCGGCTATCTCATCCTGAACAATCAGTACATATTCAAGATACCCGAGATGTACGCGGCGATACTGATTCTGGCCGGGTTCGGCGTCGTGCTCAACTACAGCCTGCTCTGGCTCGAGAAATTGCTCATTCCCTGGAAGGGCCGCGGGTGA
- a CDS encoding ABC transporter ATP-binding protein: MPQQAKIAIEGVTKEFATETGDTFVALTTVNCTVADREFVSLVGPSGCGKTTLLEIVAGLQAPTSGRVLMDGEEIEGPGPDHVVIFQQYALFPWRTVAANVEFPMEVAGVGRAERRERALEYLGMVGLDGFADHHIWQLSGGMQQRAALARGIACQPKVMLMDEPFSGADAITREILQDLLARLRKETRQTIIFVTHSVDEAIRLSDRIMVMGTRPGRIISTFDVTDDLRDHGDRVTELREAIWSVLRNEIVPIAEAEERT; encoded by the coding sequence GTGCCGCAACAAGCGAAAATCGCGATCGAGGGCGTGACGAAGGAGTTCGCCACGGAGACGGGTGACACCTTCGTTGCGCTGACAACGGTGAACTGCACCGTTGCGGACCGCGAGTTCGTCAGCCTGGTCGGGCCGAGCGGCTGCGGCAAGACGACTCTGCTCGAGATCGTTGCCGGCTTGCAGGCGCCGACGAGCGGCAGGGTTCTCATGGACGGGGAGGAGATCGAGGGACCGGGCCCCGACCATGTGGTCATTTTCCAGCAATATGCGCTGTTTCCGTGGCGTACGGTCGCCGCGAATGTCGAATTCCCGATGGAAGTGGCGGGTGTCGGGCGTGCGGAAAGACGCGAGCGGGCCCTCGAATATCTCGGCATGGTCGGCCTGGACGGATTCGCCGATCACCATATCTGGCAGCTCTCGGGCGGCATGCAGCAGCGCGCGGCCCTGGCGCGCGGCATTGCGTGTCAGCCCAAGGTGATGCTGATGGACGAACCGTTCAGCGGCGCCGACGCGATCACCCGCGAGATTCTCCAGGACCTGTTGGCGAGGCTTCGCAAGGAGACGCGTCAGACGATCATCTTCGTGACCCATAGCGTCGACGAGGCGATTCGCCTTTCCGACCGGATCATGGTGATGGGAACGCGTCCGGGCCGGATCATCTCGACATTCGATGTGACCGACGATCTGCGCGACCATGGCGACCGGGTTACCGAGTTGCGCGAGGCGATCTGGTCCGTCCTGCGCAACGAGATCGTGCCCATAGCGGAAGCAGAAGAACGCACATGA
- a CDS encoding amidohydrolase family protein, with protein sequence MSGVIDFRARPNTPEWARYLARRTRTIRTEAGGMKYGEYTANEETLDGFLKQLDEAGIERAVFAARDRSGTDPDWILTNDFVAECVRAAPDRIVGFAGVDSSRPEAAADAVRHAVCDLGLLGACFDPFLLQAAPDDERFDPIYRACNDLGVPAVVTLGGLPGLPTPLGNSSPLAIDIVAKRFPDLVLIASHGGWPFPLEMIAVAWRCENVYFENSFYHFAPGAEVLVEAANTMIGHKMLYASAYPFAPLGETLSRFRTLPFDADVLDKVLFGNADRLLAQIAARAADAG encoded by the coding sequence ATGAGCGGCGTCATCGATTTCCGTGCGCGCCCGAATACGCCGGAATGGGCACGCTACCTGGCGCGCCGCACCAGGACCATCCGCACCGAAGCCGGCGGCATGAAATACGGCGAGTACACGGCCAACGAGGAGACGCTCGACGGTTTTCTGAAGCAGCTCGACGAAGCGGGCATCGAGCGCGCTGTTTTCGCGGCGCGGGACCGGTCCGGCACCGATCCGGACTGGATACTGACCAACGACTTCGTGGCCGAATGCGTGCGCGCCGCCCCCGACCGGATCGTCGGCTTTGCCGGCGTGGACAGCAGCAGACCCGAAGCGGCCGCCGATGCGGTCAGGCACGCAGTCTGCGACCTCGGCCTGCTCGGCGCCTGTTTCGATCCGTTTCTGCTACAGGCCGCACCGGACGACGAACGGTTCGACCCCATCTACCGGGCGTGCAACGACCTCGGCGTTCCGGCGGTCGTCACCCTGGGCGGGTTGCCGGGCCTCCCGACGCCGCTAGGGAATTCGAGCCCGCTCGCGATAGACATTGTCGCGAAACGGTTCCCGGACCTTGTCCTGATCGCATCGCATGGCGGCTGGCCCTTTCCCCTCGAGATGATCGCCGTCGCGTGGCGCTGCGAGAATGTCTATTTCGAAAATTCCTTCTACCACTTTGCGCCCGGCGCCGAGGTTCTGGTCGAAGCCGCAAACACGATGATCGGCCACAAGATGCTGTACGCGTCCGCCTATCCCTTCGCGCCGCTGGGCGAAACGCTCAGCAGGTTCCGGACACTGCCGTTCGACGCCGACGTCTTGGACAAGGTGCTTTTCGGCAACGCCGACCGGCTTCTGGCGCAGATTGCGGCCCGCGCGGCGGACGCCGGGTAG
- a CDS encoding nuclear transport factor 2 family protein translates to MLSAREAAAARQEISEVLCRYAVYVDDGEFDRLETLFAGDATFDISPDPKIVPVPAVGRRQIREILEGRYDVVSKVDQRRHLITNLVIDELSDTEAVTRCFLTVLSVPKSGGSVELRGTGVYHDRLRRIDDAWLIAERRLVLDALGT, encoded by the coding sequence ATGTTGAGCGCACGAGAAGCCGCCGCCGCGCGGCAGGAGATTTCCGAAGTCCTTTGCCGCTACGCGGTCTACGTCGACGATGGAGAATTCGACCGTCTGGAGACGCTGTTCGCCGGCGACGCGACCTTTGACATATCGCCGGACCCCAAAATCGTCCCGGTGCCTGCAGTCGGACGCCGCCAGATCCGCGAAATTCTCGAAGGGCGCTACGACGTCGTATCGAAGGTCGATCAGCGCCGCCATCTGATAACCAATCTCGTGATCGATGAGCTGAGCGACACGGAAGCGGTCACCCGATGCTTCCTGACCGTCCTGTCGGTTCCGAAAAGCGGCGGCAGCGTCGAGTTGCGCGGTACCGGCGTCTATCACGACCGCTTGCGGCGGATCGACGACGCCTGGCTCATTGCGGAGCGCCGGCTGGTGCTCGACGCGCTGGGGACCTGA
- a CDS encoding nuclear transport factor 2 family protein, which yields MDRTERAVATTEITQLIGHYGNCLDRGDFDGLQALFTEDAEFHVGPDPGVDSPLRGNAGIRQTIERRWRTFADREQRRHVMLNVVVGSLSRDEAEVRTTIVVFVVGRTSGENVKAHGLGVFDDIVVRRGDNWLFRERRLVLDRVDYFAPGWVNPD from the coding sequence ATGGATCGCACCGAACGCGCTGTCGCGACGACCGAAATTACCCAGCTGATCGGCCATTACGGCAATTGCCTCGACCGGGGCGATTTCGACGGTCTCCAGGCCCTGTTCACGGAAGATGCCGAATTCCACGTCGGCCCGGACCCGGGCGTCGACTCGCCGCTCCGCGGCAATGCCGGCATCCGGCAGACTATCGAGCGGCGATGGCGAACCTTCGCCGACAGGGAACAGCGTCGCCACGTCATGCTCAACGTGGTCGTCGGGTCCTTGTCCCGCGACGAAGCGGAAGTCCGTACCACCATCGTGGTGTTCGTCGTCGGCCGGACCAGTGGAGAGAATGTCAAAGCCCACGGACTGGGCGTGTTCGACGATATCGTGGTGCGCCGCGGCGACAACTGGCTGTTCCGCGAACGGCGCCTCGTCCTCGATCGTGTCGACTATTTTGCGCCCGGCTGGGTCAACCCCGACTGA
- a CDS encoding class I adenylate-forming enzyme family protein, translating into MASTIEATTIGDLLIRAAERWPDADALVLPASRHTFADLAERSVDRARALIALGVRPGEHVAMFLPTSVEFVEFLFGIALAGAVPVPINARYRGNELRYLVDNSDSVAVIATADVAEGVNLLERLSEALGDHGAAGIETLRSIVSLSGDASGVIGPRAFAGHAGDVPVAEVHRRRLRARLRDTGIVLYTSGTTSNPKGCLLSHEAVVRNGIELARRYEMSQADRFWSPLAMYHIGGIMPIAASFWVGCRYVTMPRFEAGLALRLFRDEGVTINYAAFWPIIADLINHPEFATTDLSNTRLMNSSLAMQPEPARRTLARAMPNAFQVSTYGLTEAAGTVSTSRLDDSYKVRIARLGAPLEGLEVRIVDSDGREVPPGAHGEIAIRGYGIIDGYYKDLEKTAEALRDGWLHTGDIGSVDEAGHVMFHGRTKDMLKVGGENVAALEIEALVGSHPEVRLCQVVGCPDDRLVEVPAAFVELKTPGTVGEGDIIDFCKGKVAGFKLPRHVRFVSEWPMGATKIQKFKLRDRLIEELGLAGNDTTG; encoded by the coding sequence ATGGCGAGCACAATCGAGGCGACGACGATCGGCGATCTCCTCATCCGCGCCGCGGAGCGTTGGCCGGATGCGGATGCGCTGGTGCTGCCGGCGTCCCGCCACACGTTCGCCGACCTGGCGGAGCGGAGCGTCGACAGGGCGCGCGCCCTGATCGCGCTCGGTGTCCGGCCGGGCGAGCATGTGGCGATGTTCCTGCCTACGTCGGTCGAATTCGTCGAATTCCTGTTCGGCATCGCTTTGGCGGGCGCCGTTCCGGTGCCGATCAACGCGCGCTATCGCGGGAACGAATTGCGCTATCTGGTCGACAATTCGGACTCGGTCGCCGTCATCGCCACGGCGGATGTCGCGGAAGGCGTCAACCTGCTCGAGCGCCTGTCAGAGGCGTTGGGCGATCACGGCGCCGCGGGAATCGAAACGCTCCGCTCGATCGTGTCGCTGAGTGGCGACGCGTCGGGCGTAATCGGTCCGCGCGCCTTTGCCGGCCACGCGGGCGACGTTCCCGTCGCCGAAGTTCACCGGCGGCGCCTGCGGGCGCGTCTGCGGGATACCGGAATCGTGCTCTACACCTCGGGCACCACGTCCAACCCGAAGGGCTGCCTGCTGAGCCACGAAGCCGTCGTGCGCAACGGCATCGAACTGGCCCGGCGTTATGAAATGTCCCAAGCGGACCGGTTCTGGTCGCCGCTGGCGATGTATCACATCGGCGGGATCATGCCGATCGCGGCATCGTTCTGGGTCGGCTGCCGCTACGTGACGATGCCGCGGTTCGAAGCCGGCCTTGCGCTGCGCCTGTTCCGGGACGAAGGGGTGACGATCAACTATGCGGCCTTCTGGCCGATCATCGCCGACCTGATCAACCACCCGGAATTCGCGACGACGGATTTATCGAACACCCGCCTGATGAACAGCAGCCTCGCGATGCAGCCCGAGCCGGCACGCAGGACCCTGGCGCGCGCAATGCCGAATGCGTTTCAGGTCAGCACCTACGGCCTGACGGAAGCCGCGGGAACCGTCTCGACGAGCCGTCTCGACGATAGCTACAAAGTGCGCATAGCACGCCTCGGAGCGCCGCTCGAGGGCCTGGAGGTCAGGATCGTCGATTCGGACGGCCGGGAAGTGCCGCCGGGCGCGCATGGCGAGATCGCGATCCGCGGCTACGGCATCATCGACGGCTATTACAAGGACCTGGAAAAGACGGCGGAAGCCCTGAGAGACGGCTGGCTGCATACCGGCGACATCGGTTCGGTCGACGAGGCCGGCCATGTCATGTTTCACGGCCGCACCAAGGACATGCTGAAGGTCGGGGGCGAGAATGTTGCGGCGCTCGAAATCGAAGCGCTGGTCGGCAGCCATCCCGAGGTCAGGTTGTGCCAGGTCGTCGGCTGCCCGGACGACCGGCTGGTCGAAGTGCCCGCCGCCTTCGTCGAGCTGAAGACTCCGGGTACGGTCGGCGAAGGCGACATCATCGATTTTTGCAAGGGCAAGGTGGCAGGCTTCAAGCTGCCGCGTCATGTTCGTTTCGTTTCTGAATGGCCGATGGGCGCGACCAAGATTCAGAAATTCAAGCTGCGCGACCGGTTGATCGAAGAACTCGGGCTGGCCGGGAACGATACGACGGGCTGA
- a CDS encoding VOC family protein produces the protein MNVLRTSALPSSIAGLGDIVQLAFMWRDFEAGLRFWSGTMGAGPFFVIDHVEFGEVRYRGAPAQLDLAVGIGYWGDLQIELVHQHNDAPSIFHDWQKDGREGLHHVGILVGDIAVAERVCADAGASVLLEGTMSGGRGRFFYARMTESAPFLEVIEPAGKLLKGFEYMREAARNWDGHDPVRRAARR, from the coding sequence ATGAACGTTCTTCGCACCTCCGCCCTGCCCTCCTCCATCGCCGGGCTCGGCGATATCGTCCAGCTTGCCTTCATGTGGCGCGATTTCGAAGCCGGTCTGCGCTTCTGGAGCGGGACGATGGGCGCCGGCCCCTTCTTCGTTATCGACCATGTCGAGTTCGGCGAGGTGCGCTACCGCGGCGCTCCGGCGCAACTGGATCTCGCGGTCGGCATCGGCTACTGGGGCGATCTCCAGATCGAATTGGTGCATCAGCACAACGATGCGCCATCGATCTTCCATGACTGGCAGAAGGACGGGCGCGAAGGCCTGCATCATGTCGGCATTCTCGTCGGCGACATCGCGGTGGCGGAAAGAGTCTGCGCCGATGCCGGCGCGTCGGTGCTGCTGGAAGGTACGATGTCCGGCGGCCGGGGCCGTTTCTTCTATGCCCGGATGACCGAATCGGCTCCGTTCCTGGAGGTTATCGAGCCGGCCGGCAAATTGTTGAAAGGCTTCGAATACATGCGCGAGGCCGCGCGGAACTGGGACGGCCACGACCCGGTCCGGCGCGCCGCTCGCCGATAG
- a CDS encoding aromatic ring-hydroxylating dioxygenase subunit alpha, whose protein sequence is MNPEEARRIGTGIEYEAGRTEPPDDFPHLQDIPGGRYVDPGFHALERDRLWRRTWLYAIHDDEVPAAGNFIRWDRAGDPLFFLRGTDNKVRCFYNTCRHRGAPVLMEPQGKVRRAFSCKYHGWTYDMEGYLVGVRDRRDFVGLDESCRSLIEVRCESLGGWYFINLDPEAGPLADSLGPTWDHLLEFRPEQLRLIDKEAFTLNCNVKVLLDAFLEVYHLNSIHRKTVDRFLDHRGSFITLWQGGHSRMVTPNRREGWTDPGVAGLPEIPGVDPIYAATNVSLNVYPNLVTPVSPAGMPFLCFWPVDLATMVIEVHWFAPAWGDGARPAIWETRLDNFRHILDEDLQFAEEIQKSVESSGFRGMPLNYQERRIYHWHAELDRRIGQDRLAPNLRVPDVLQAHVDGWTTARGSVPPADRQPAV, encoded by the coding sequence ATGAATCCCGAAGAAGCACGGCGGATCGGGACCGGAATCGAGTACGAAGCCGGCCGTACGGAACCGCCGGACGACTTCCCCCATCTTCAGGACATTCCCGGCGGGCGCTATGTCGACCCCGGCTTCCATGCGCTCGAGCGTGACCGCCTTTGGCGCAGGACCTGGCTCTACGCCATCCACGACGACGAGGTGCCCGCGGCGGGCAATTTCATCCGCTGGGACCGGGCGGGCGATCCCCTGTTCTTTCTTCGCGGCACCGACAACAAGGTGCGCTGCTTCTACAACACCTGCCGCCACCGCGGCGCGCCGGTGCTCATGGAGCCACAAGGCAAGGTGAGGCGCGCCTTTTCGTGCAAGTACCACGGCTGGACCTACGACATGGAGGGGTACCTGGTCGGCGTGCGCGACCGCCGCGATTTCGTCGGCCTCGACGAATCCTGCCGCTCCCTGATCGAGGTGCGCTGCGAATCGCTGGGCGGCTGGTATTTCATCAATCTCGACCCCGAGGCCGGGCCGCTTGCCGATAGCCTGGGGCCGACATGGGATCACCTCCTGGAGTTTCGGCCCGAACAACTGCGCCTGATCGACAAGGAAGCGTTTACCCTCAATTGCAACGTGAAGGTTCTGCTCGACGCCTTTCTCGAGGTCTATCACCTGAACTCTATTCACAGAAAGACGGTCGACCGCTTCCTCGATCACCGCGGCTCGTTCATCACGCTATGGCAGGGCGGCCATTCGCGCATGGTGACGCCGAACCGGCGCGAAGGCTGGACCGACCCCGGCGTGGCCGGGTTGCCGGAGATACCCGGCGTCGATCCGATCTACGCCGCGACCAACGTCTCGCTCAATGTCTACCCCAATCTCGTAACGCCGGTGTCGCCCGCCGGCATGCCGTTCCTGTGTTTCTGGCCGGTCGATCTGGCGACAATGGTCATCGAGGTTCACTGGTTCGCGCCGGCATGGGGAGACGGCGCGCGGCCGGCCATCTGGGAAACCCGCCTCGACAATTTCCGCCATATCCTGGACGAGGATCTCCAGTTTGCCGAGGAGATCCAGAAATCGGTGGAATCGTCGGGCTTTCGCGGCATGCCGCTCAACTATCAGGAGCGCCGCATCTACCATTGGCATGCCGAACTGGACCGCCGGATCGGGCAGGATCGGCTCGCGCCAAATTTGCGTGTCCCCGACGTGCTCCAGGCCCATGTGGACGGCTGGACGACGGCACGGGGTTCGGTTCCGCCGGCTGACCGGCAGCCCGCGGTCTAG
- a CDS encoding SDR family NAD(P)-dependent oxidoreductase, protein MVQNMDLGLKGRKAIITGATRGIGRRIADLLASEGCDVAFCARKADQVAEAARDLQRHRVNIHGSVVNVKEADAYKAWLESAAEALGGVDIFIPNVSAGGGMEGEKSWYRNFEIDLMGTVRGCEALMPTLEESDGGSIVFISTTAAVETFLAPMAYNAIKAALITYAKQLSQTTFRNNVRVNTVSPGPIYFEGGAWAQIKADNEAFYDSIVAQQPSGRMGSPEEVARCVVFLASPAASWVSGVNLIVDGGFTKRVQF, encoded by the coding sequence ATGGTGCAGAACATGGATCTTGGCCTGAAAGGCCGCAAGGCAATCATTACCGGTGCAACCCGCGGGATCGGCCGCCGAATCGCCGATTTGCTCGCGTCCGAAGGCTGCGACGTCGCGTTTTGCGCGCGCAAGGCGGACCAGGTCGCAGAGGCTGCCAGGGATCTTCAGAGGCACCGGGTCAACATTCACGGTTCGGTGGTGAATGTTAAGGAAGCCGACGCCTACAAGGCATGGCTCGAAAGCGCGGCGGAGGCGCTGGGCGGAGTCGATATCTTCATCCCGAACGTCAGTGCGGGCGGCGGGATGGAGGGGGAAAAGAGCTGGTACCGCAACTTCGAGATCGACCTCATGGGCACGGTGCGCGGCTGCGAGGCCCTCATGCCGACACTGGAGGAATCCGACGGCGGCTCCATCGTTTTCATCTCGACGACCGCGGCGGTGGAAACCTTCCTCGCGCCGATGGCCTACAACGCGATCAAGGCCGCGCTGATCACCTATGCCAAGCAACTGTCGCAGACGACGTTCCGGAACAACGTCCGCGTGAATACCGTTTCGCCCGGCCCGATCTACTTCGAAGGGGGTGCATGGGCGCAGATCAAGGCCGACAATGAGGCGTTTTACGACAGCATCGTCGCGCAACAGCCGAGCGGACGGATGGGCAGCCCGGAAGAAGTGGCGCGATGCGTCGTGTTTCTGGCAAGCCCCGCTGCAAGCTGGGTGTCGGGAGTCAACCTGATCGTCGATGGCGGATTCACGAAGCGTGTCCAATTCTGA